GCCACCGTTGGGTCCATCAAATCGCAGGAGGCCACCTCTACGATGATCGCCTAAACGAGATCAGCATCGGAATTTGCCTGATCGGCAACTTCAACCGCCACGCCCCCACCAAACGCCAAATCGCCGCCACCACCGAACTCATCCGTTACCTCAACCAACGCTGCGGCCGACGCCTCATATTCCGCGGACATCGCGAAATCAACGCACGCCCCACCGATTGTCCCGGGCGCTATTTTCCCTTGCGCGCATTCCATCGCCTTTTCAACTAAACCACAGCCTCAATCCCGCCTCAGAGCAATTTGAAAACTCCCACACCCCACCCTTGCCTCGTATGAACTTTCACCACGCCGACCAAACCAAAAAGTGAATAAAAACACCCCCCACCCACCCCACCTCATCTCTCGATCCACAACCCCAACCTAAACGCCCCATCCCCCGCGCAATCCCCCACCCCCATCCCAGAAACTACCCCCTTTCCCTCACCCAGACTACTTCCCCCTCCGCGCCGCCGCCGTGCCTCTTGCCACCCTTCCACTCTCCTTTCTCTCCACCGACATCTGTGCCCGCAGCTCCAAGATTTGATCCCGAATCAGCGCAGCCTTCTCATAGAGCAATTTCTTCGCCGCCGCCTTCATCTCCGCCTCGAGCTCCGCAATCAACTTCTCCAAATCCCGCGGCCCATCTGGCTCCCCCACCACGGCCACCGCCTCCTCCTCACTCCCCGAATAAGTCCTCAAGCTCTCCTCGATCGTTCGTCGCACTGCCCGCGGTTTCACCCCATGCGCAGCATTATAAGCAGCCTGCTTCTCGCGCCGATACGCCGTCACCTCGATCAACCGCCGTATCGCCGGCGTCATCTTATCCGCATACAAGATCACGCGCCCCTGCAAATGCCGCGCCGCCCGCCCCGCCGTCTGAATCAACGACCGCTCCGACCGCAGATACCCCTCCTTATCTGCATCCAAGATCCCCACCAGCGCCACCTCCGGCAAATCCAGCCCTTCCCGGAGCAAATTGATCCCCACCAACACATCAAACCTCCCCTGCCGCAGATCCCGCAAAATCTCCACCCGCTCGATCGTATCAATCTCCGAATGCAAATACCGCACCCGAAACTTCAAATCCCGCAAATAATCCGCTAAATCCTCCGCCGTCCGCTTTGTCAACGTCAAAATCAACACCCGATCCCCCCGCTCCACCGTCTCCCGCGCCTCCGCCACAATATCATCCACCTGCCCCCTCAACGGCCGCACCACAATCTCCGGATCCAAAAGCCCCGTCGGCCGGATAATCTGCTCCACCACCTGCCCCCCACTCAACTCCAACTCCATCGGCCCAGGCGTCGCCGAAACGTATATCCGCGCCCCACACAACGCCTGAAACTCCTCATACCGCAACGGCCGATTATCCAACGCCGAAGGCAACCGAAACCCATGCTCCACCAACGTCACCTTCCGCGCCCGATCCCCATTATACATCCCCTGTATCTGCGGCAACGTCGCATGCGACTCATCCACCACCACCAACGCATCCTCAGGAAAAAAATCCAACAACGTAAACGGCCGCGACCCCGGCGCCCGCCCAGCCAAATGCCGCGAATAATTCTCTATCCCATTAC
The nucleotide sequence above comes from Candidatus Methylacidiphilales bacterium. Encoded proteins:
- the uvrB gene encoding excinuclease ABC subunit UvrB, translated to MFRLCAPYSPAGDQPQAIEALVRRIEEGCRHNVLLGVTGSGKTFTIANVIARVNRPTLVVSHNKTLAAQLYSEFKQFFPENAVEYFVSYFDYYQPEAYLPATDTYIEKDSAINEEIDRLRSAATASLLTRRDTIVVASVSCIYGLGSPEDYLSMICSLEVGQGLSREAFLGKLVEMQYERNDVELGRGRFRVRGDVVEVLPATMEVGLRVEFFGDEVERLAEFDPVTGGTVRGLGRFVLFPASHYVTPREKIRRAIGAIREELDERVAELERAGKLVEAQRLRLRTNYDLEQLEEMGYCNGIENYSRHLAGRAPGSRPFTLLDFFPEDALVVVDESHATLPQIQGMYNGDRARKVTLVEHGFRLPSALDNRPLRYEEFQALCGARIYVSATPGPMELELSGGQVVEQIIRPTGLLDPEIVVRPLRGQVDDIVAEARETVERGDRVLILTLTKRTAEDLADYLRDLKFRVRYLHSEIDTIERVEILRDLRQGRFDVLVGINLLREGLDLPEVALVGILDADKEGYLRSERSLIQTAGRAARHLQGRVILYADKMTPAIRRLIEVTAYRREKQAAYNAAHGVKPRAVRRTIEESLRTYSGSEEEAVAVVGEPDGPRDLEKLIAELEAEMKAAAKKLLYEKAALIRDQILELRAQMSVERKESGRVARGTAAARRGK